The following proteins come from a genomic window of Candidatus Francisella endociliophora:
- a CDS encoding acetyl-CoA C-acyltransferase has translation MSENVYIVAAKRSAVTKAKRGGFAKKRPDELLADVLKQTVAESGVNPEDIGDIVVGCAMPEAEQGMNVARISTLLAGLPDKVPAFTINRYCSSGLQSIAIAANEIAQGNMDVAIGAGIESMSMIPMGGNKISFSKEVFAKDENVAIAYGMGITAENVAKDWDVSRQAQDEFALKSHQKAITAIENGYFDNEILDINVDHQLPDEENNKIVNHKKIISKDEGARSDTSLEALAKLKPAFAAKGSVTAGNSSQVSDGSGAVVLVSESYLKKHNLKPLGKFLGFAVAGVDPRIMGIGPVEAIPKVLKQTGLTIEDMDWIELNEAFAAQSIAVINDLKLDETKVNPCGGAIALGHPLGATGTILTVKALHGLHRTDKKYAMITMCIGTGMGAAGIIEAC, from the coding sequence ATGAGTGAAAATGTCTATATAGTAGCTGCAAAACGCTCAGCGGTAACAAAAGCTAAACGAGGTGGTTTTGCAAAAAAACGCCCTGATGAATTACTTGCTGATGTACTAAAACAAACTGTAGCAGAATCAGGAGTTAATCCTGAAGATATTGGCGATATTGTAGTTGGTTGTGCTATGCCAGAAGCCGAGCAAGGTATGAATGTTGCAAGGATATCAACCCTACTAGCAGGCTTACCAGATAAAGTACCAGCCTTTACAATCAATCGTTACTGTAGTTCTGGATTACAATCAATAGCAATTGCAGCAAATGAAATAGCTCAAGGTAATATGGATGTAGCTATTGGAGCTGGTATCGAGAGTATGAGTATGATCCCTATGGGTGGTAATAAAATTTCTTTTTCTAAAGAGGTTTTTGCTAAAGATGAAAATGTAGCTATTGCCTATGGTATGGGAATCACAGCTGAAAATGTAGCTAAAGATTGGGATGTCTCTCGTCAAGCACAAGATGAATTTGCTCTTAAAAGCCATCAAAAAGCTATAACAGCAATTGAAAACGGTTATTTTGATAATGAAATTTTAGATATTAATGTTGATCACCAGCTTCCTGATGAGGAAAATAACAAAATAGTAAACCACAAAAAAATCATCTCAAAAGATGAAGGTGCAAGATCTGACACATCTCTAGAGGCGTTAGCTAAACTAAAACCTGCTTTTGCAGCTAAAGGCTCTGTTACCGCAGGTAATAGCTCTCAAGTCTCTGATGGTTCTGGTGCTGTTGTACTAGTAAGTGAGTCATATTTGAAAAAACACAATCTAAAACCTTTAGGTAAGTTTTTAGGATTTGCTGTAGCTGGAGTTGACCCTCGTATTATGGGTATAGGTCCTGTTGAAGCTATTCCAAAAGTGCTTAAGCAAACAGGCTTAACTATTGAAGATATGGATTGGATTGAGCTTAATGAGGCTTTTGCTGCTCAGTCTATAGCTGTTATTAATGACTTAAAACTTGATGAAACTAAAGTAAACCCTTGTGGTGGAGCTATTGCACTTGGACACCCTCTTGGTGCAACTGGTACTATACTTACAGTTAAGGCATTGCATGGTTTGCATCGTACTGACAAAAAATATGCTATGATTACGATGTGTATTGGTACTGGTATGGGCGCTGCGGGTATTATTGAGGCTTGTTAA